The genomic region GATTTACTGACCCGATACAAGAAATGGGTGGAAAGATAATACAAAGAATGAGAATTAGGAGAAGACAATACAGTAATGGTCCTTCTGAATCGTCCTTGTTGAGAGAGACTTGAGACAATTTGATGGACCAAATGCATATGTGAATGGTATCGTTGATGTTGGACCTTGCTGGACTTTCTTCTTTCGATTTGTGAATTGTTGATCAGTGCATGCCTATATTATCTTGTAGTATATGGTAATGTATTGCTAGttctttagcaaaggtcatgtcatATGTTTCTTGCACCGAGCCTTGACCAGCTTGCGTGCTTCACGAGCTTGGCCGGAGGCTTGGGCCTGGCTTGTTGTATCTTCGAGCCCTGAGCTTTCTGTCCAGCCCTAGTTGTGTTGTAATATTTGGAAATTTCAAACATTTTTAGTTAACTCTAATGTTGTGAGACTTGATTAAGCTATTCATATTGCTCTTCTGGTCAATTTCTTATTACTGTGTTATGTCGGTTTTTTTTGTAGGTGGCCCACTGGATTATTTGTTTCTAGCTCAGCCACTGCCTCAGAATAGTTTAGGACCTGAGAAGTCCTTTACTCCATTAGGCAAAACAATGGAGGACTGTGCAGCCACCCCTGTTCGCCGCCCTGCCGACCCCTCTTCCCCATCCCCAACCCCATCTCCCTTATCTCTGCGCCAGTGGCGCCCAGCGGCGCAGCGCAACCTGCGCAACCAGTGGTCGCGCCTGCTTGCCGCCAAGACCCGGTGGCTGGACGCCGCCGCCAGCGGCCGCTCCCATGCCGCCACGCTCGTCAACGCCTACCTCTCCCGCAGGTTGCCCCCTCTCTGGCTCTGTGTTTCGGCGACGCTTGAGTTTTTGAGATTTTATTAACTAGTTACTGACTGCGCCTTGTGCTTGTCATTTTGTCAGTTACATGCCAGGGATGGATTTGGGGGTGCTCAAGGACATGCCCAGGATCCGCGACAGGGCGAGCGCCAAATTGACCCACAAGGAGGTAGCTACGCTGTCGCCAGGAACTCAGCCAATCCTCCTCAGCAgcatggtttaattttcttgttcaTCCCCTCATTTTCATGTCCCTTGCTTGGTTCAGGTGCAATGCCGCGAGATGCTTCTATCAGCCTACAAGGAGATGGTAATGCTTCATACAAAGCCCATGCTTGTTCATGTCATTTTAGCCGGGACCCTGTAAGCCATTAATGGTTGTTTGACTTTTGGTGCTCTTCCTACTTCCTGGTAATAGGTCTGTGCCATGTCCGACTTGGTTAAAGCTTCTCATGCCATGCGGTGTTTCTCCAAAGTATCTTCTGGTAGCCCACTAGTCCGATTTACTGATCGGCAGGATGATTTGAATGATTTAGGGGATGGTGGAGGAGCTCCAGTATACAGATGGATCTCCATGTTAGAATTTGGTGGGTTACTCGCATTTTTTTATGCAAAACTGGATTAAGTTCCGTAATCTTTATTTCCCCTTCCCACGTGACATTACTTGCTTTTAAGAGATTCAGAAATTTTTATTCTGAAAGACGTACTAGGATTCGGATAGACAGATGAACTTTCTTTTCATTTGTGTTTGGCATGACAGAAATGCATTCTTGGAATCAATTTTGTGTAGTTTGGGAAATAGCTCCAACTTAGTCAGAAAATCAAGTGAATTTTATATAGTTAGTAAATAATTTGCAAGTTATTCAGTGTAGCACTGCCACATTAGATCAAGTTGACTGAATAAATATCTGGTTTCTTATATCCAAAGTGATTTGTCCGTAATTTCTTTCTAAAATAGCTACTCAAGATCAGATCTTTCTGATCCAGCAAGATACGGCTAATATATTGATTTGTTGTTATTCGTGACTTGATCTCAGAAAACCTCGCCAAAGAGCTTGTTGAGATGTTTGTTTCAGAGCTACGATTGAAGGTATGCCATCACACAATTCTGCTATGTTTTAGCTTGTGCACTTAGAAATCGCATTTTTTTACATCCCTGTTTCTCCTGAACTTTTGGAAAAATCCTGACAGTGGAAATCATTTTTAATGTAGAGACTGATTGTCTTGGACCTCCTGTCAATTAACTTAAAAGAAGGTGCAGATCCTTCATTAGAATGGTCAGATGAGTTATATGACGGGGAATTCAACGAATTTCAGAGGATTGGCCTGGGGTCTGGAGACAGCTTCCCACTACCTGAGAATTGGAAGGCTGATGTCTTACAGGCACGGCGACCTGGACATACCCCATCCCATGAGGTTTTACAGGTGTTGATCCAATTTTTGCAATAGCTTTGCATTTATTCCCTTAGAAATCAACTGTCTCTGTCCTGATGTTTAGATCTTTAATTGTTTGTTTGGTAGACATAGCATTGTGTTGGCTCATTGTAAATAAAGGATGAGAGCACCATCTTTGGATTAGATCAAATGTGTTGTGCTCATTGCAGCATGCTTTCTAACAAGGGTTGTGTCTTTTCAATTATTATTTTACAGGTTTATTTAACCTCTTGGCTTGCTAATGTGAACATCAAGACGAGTAGGTAATTGCTCCATCTGCTTTAGCTTTGGATTTTACAAACTAGTATAAGGAATTAAGCtgtatcatatactccctccgttccaaattactcgtcgtggttttagttcaaattgaactaaaaccacgacgagtaatttggaacggagggagtactagttttgTTGATAGTGTGATAGTATTGATCTCTTGATTTTATTTTCAGAATTGACGAAATATTTGAGCTTGTTGAGGAAGAGATGCAGATCAAATTGCGTTGAAGATTTCGATTCATAGAATTTAAGTGGGAACCATTCGGGAATGTTCAGGGGTTCTTTTTCATTAACGGAAGTGAtttaggctatttagccagtgtggTCTGCCCTAAGAAAGAGGGCTCATATATAATACTTCTCAAATGCATTACTGTTAGCTTGAATACAGTTTGTGTAACAAGGCTGAGCCACGAGCCCACCGGCTCCTGAAAATCCAGAATGTCTTGTCTTGCCCCTGTGGTTGGCGTTCCATGGAGTACGTAGTAGCTGAAAACAGCCTGACACTGGACTCTGCTTCTAGTGCTGATTTCAGGATCTGCTGGGAAGACGTGGGAGAGAAATCAAGCACAGTGTGGGCGAGTATCCGAGTTTCTCCATGTTCTCGTGGAAGTTATATATGACAGGGAATCTCCCTGGCCTTGTTTTGTGTGGTGCCGCCTCGCCCGTTTCCAGCAGCACTCTTCTTCTCCGGCCACAAATAATTCGAAGCTAAAGAAAATGCCATTGCCATGGAGGAGCAATTCACTAGTGCTCGCCCAAGGTTCGATGCTAGTAGTAGACAGGAGGAGCCCAGCTTATTATTGGCAGTAGCATATATCATGATTGGCTGCAAGGAAGAGAGCAGAGGAGTCAGGAGGAGGACCCCAGAGCTCTGTTGAACGTGCCCATGCATGCTGCCCCGGACAAACGAAACGATCCAGGAGCTTTGTCTGCCGcatgcccttgcccttgcccttgccctgtTCCATTCCACTCCATTTAAAGAGGGAGATGGAAAAAGAAACTGAACGTCCACATGAGATATCACGTCCCTGTTCCCGGGCGGGACACTGGTCAACCATGTGGCTCCTGCATTGCCTCTCTGAATTAAAACCACAGGACCTTTTGGCTCCTGCTTGCGACAGGCTGCTGGTTTCCTCCGTTTCTTTTCTCCTGGGATCACATGACCGCCCACGTCAGGCGAATGGACAGACGGCCGTGGCACGGCATccagtccggcccggcagggcgGGGGACACATTATTCTGTTCCGTGGCCGTGGGGAGAATGATGCCACTCCGGACGCGGCGGCCAGCAGCGGCGTGCGATCCGTGTCACGAGCTGGTCAATCCAATCCAATCCAGCCGCGTGAGTAGGAGTACTAATCAATCAATGCCCCGTGAGAAAGAAAGAGAATGTCGTTCCTTGTCGTCTCCACTTGGGGATCTGTCGGGCTCCTCTCCTGGCCCTTTCCGATGTTCTTTTCGAGGGCGACCAAGTTGTCATACTACTCCTGCTTATAAATATACTACTAGTCCACTCGATATCGCATCAGGTCCAGCCACGAGTCCACctgcctctgcctctgcctctgcCTGGCAGTGTCGTTGTCCAGGTGCCATGTCTGTCCTGGTCCTGGTCCTGCTCCTGCTCGTCGTCATCATCGGAAAGTGCGGCGCGCACGCACGGACGCGTACGGGGGACGAGAATCCGGCCCTTGTTTATGGGGGGGAAAGAGGAAAGTCGCGCTTGCAGTTGCGTTGCAGGGTGTCCATGTCagcttgaaaagagccggccaacTCGAGTCAACCTCAGGCTTAGCCAGCCGGACGTGTGTTCGGTTTTAATTCTAGGCTGGAGGAGAAAGAGAGGCCAGAAAGCAGGTTCCCATCCATCCAACAAAAGGCTGGGATTACTTgatcctctctctcactctcacgtTCGAGCTCAGTGAGTGAGCGAGTGACGCAAAGTACAAAAGGGGCGCGCTCACGAGTGACCAGATCAAATGACCCTCCCCACTTTTGCTTGCATTTATTTATataacgcacgcacgcacgcacgcacacagaAAGGATTTCCCCATGGATGGAAAGTTTGTTCGGTCGCTTTACCTTATCCGTCCAAGAAGCTTGGAGCAAGCAAGCTTGTGATTGGCCATGCAGCTGGCTGATTCGGCCCCTGCATGCATGTGACGTTGCCACCACCGCCACGTCTGCCGGCCAGTCTGACCCGACCCGACCCGACCCGACCCTCCTAACGCTGCTGACTCGCAGGCGGGCAGCCGACACCGGTGGGCGCTGCCGGCCGGATAGGGCAACGAACAGGTCACGGTCTGTGCGTCGACCGATGCCGCCGTCCATCCAATGCGTGCAGTGCACCTGCGAGGTTGTGCCCCTGTGCTTGCGACTGCAACGGCCGCTTGTCCTGTGCTGCCCCTGCACCTTTTGTGGCCTTGCTCGGGTCGCAATTAAGCGAGCAGGGCCTGCCATGCCCTGCCCGCATCACCATCACCCCCACCATGTCCTGTAGCAACTGACTCACTGGTGCCGCGAGCTGCCGCTTTGGCATACGTGGATGGACTGGCCAGCAGTGGCAGTGGCATGCAGGGGATGTTCCAAAGGCCCCAGCAGCGGGTGTACTACTGCTGCTCCACTAGGATGGCATAGTCCCCGGCGCCCAATGGCATGTCATGTGACGGTACGTGCGcgcgtgcgtgtgcgtgcgtgtgaTGTTTGATGACGAGATGGAAAGGGCGGTGTACTTTATAGTGAGGTGTGCCCACCGGGAACAGCATGTAGGAGTACGTGTGGCAGGAGGAATGGAATGGAATGGATGATGAGCGTGTCATCATAATAACTCCTCCTGTTGTTGGCGGCTTCTTTAACAGACGGTCTACGTACACAGACGGCCTCACGTCCTTCTGTTAAGCCATCGGCACTTTCAAATTTGGATGAGGGCGGGGACTAGCTGGGCTGCAATGAGGTGAGCGATGGCCATGCATGGTGTCGCCTCGTATGTCCCCAGATGAAACTTATCAAAGCCAATTTTTTGTTTGTTCCAGCTAACGCAATAGGAGTGTTGATCATTTGTTTTCTAGGTGTCTTATATATAATACCTAGGGTGCTTTCAGTGACGTAGCCAGGATTGGGCCAAGTTCTAGGCCAAACACTAGCTACTACGCTAAACAGTGTTAAAACACACTACAGTAAACGAAGCAATCCAGCCTCACGACCCAGGCCTTGGGCGGTGCCAATTGAAACAGTGAATCTTTCTGGTTGTTTTTCTCAATGCTTTCGTTTGATCTCATGATCCAACAAAAGCATTGAGAAAATCCTCTTGTGGCTACCATGCGTTCGACAATATGAAATATTATAAACAGTCTATATATGTTTTGAGACCAAGTGGATTCGGTCACCATGTGAATTGATATGTCAGGCTTGCCCTTTTCCGAAATAGTGGGTGAGAATGCATAAATCTGACATGGATGAATTG from Triticum aestivum cultivar Chinese Spring chromosome 4A, IWGSC CS RefSeq v2.1, whole genome shotgun sequence harbors:
- the LOC123085070 gene encoding uncharacterized protein isoform X1, yielding MSVFFVGGPLDYLFLAQPLPQNSLGPEKSFTPLGKTMEDCAATPVRRPADPSSPSPTPSPLSLRQWRPAAQRNLRNQWSRLLAAKTRWLDAAASGRSHAATLVNAYLSRSYMPGMDLGVLKDMPRIRDRASAKLTHKEVQCREMLLSAYKEMVCAMSDLVKASHAMRCFSKVSSGSPLVRFTDRQDDLNDLGDGGGAPVYRWISMLEFENLAKELVEMFVSELRLKRLIVLDLLSINLKEGADPSLEWSDELYDGEFNEFQRIGLGSGDSFPLPENWKADVLQARRPGHTPSHEVLQVYLTSWLANVNIKTSRIDEIFELVEEEMQIKLR
- the LOC123085070 gene encoding uncharacterized protein isoform X3 produces the protein MEDCAATPVRRPADPSSPSPTPSPLSLRQWRPAAQRNLRNQWSRLLAAKTRWLDAAASGRSHAATLVNAYLSRSYMPGMDLGVLKDMPRIRDRASAKLTHKEVQCREMLLSAYKEMVCAMSDLVKASHAMRCFSKVSSGSPLVRFTDRQDDLNDLGDGGGAPVYRWISMLEFENLAKELVEMFVSELRLKRIGLGSGDSFPLPENWKADVLQARRPGHTPSHEVLQVYLTSWLANVNIKTSRIDEIFELVEEEMQIKLR
- the LOC123085070 gene encoding uncharacterized protein isoform X2, with protein sequence MEDCAATPVRRPADPSSPSPTPSPLSLRQWRPAAQRNLRNQWSRLLAAKTRWLDAAASGRSHAATLVNAYLSRSYMPGMDLGVLKDMPRIRDRASAKLTHKEVQCREMLLSAYKEMVCAMSDLVKASHAMRCFSKVSSGSPLVRFTDRQDDLNDLGDGGGAPVYRWISMLEFENLAKELVEMFVSELRLKRLIVLDLLSINLKEGADPSLEWSDELYDGEFNEFQRIGLGSGDSFPLPENWKADVLQARRPGHTPSHEVLQVYLTSWLANVNIKTSRIDEIFELVEEEMQIKLR